GCATCTATCCGACGGGCTACTATCCGCATAATCTCCACTTCCTCTGGGCGGCGCTCACCATGGAAGGTCGGAGCCGGGAGGCCATCCAGGCCGCCCGCGATCTCCATCGAGTGGTCTCGTGGGACGAGGCGCGCAAAGATCCGTCGATGGAAGAGTTCACCCCTACGCTGCTCTTTGCGCTGGCCCGGTTCGGCAAGTGGAACGACGTGTTGGCCGTCCCGCCGCCTCCGGCCGAGCTGGTGTATACGGCGGCGATCTGGCGCTACGCGCGCGGATTGGCCTACGCGGCCACGGGTCGGTTCGACGAAGCGGATGCGGAACGGACGAGGCTGGCTGAGATGGCCAAGTCCATGCCTAAAGACAGGACCCTGGGCGGGAGTCAGGTAGCGACGCTGATGCGGATCGCCGACGAAGTCCTGGCAGGAGAGATCGCCGCTCGCCGCGGCGATCATGAGCAAGCCGTCTCGCGCTTGACAGCGGCGATCAAGCTGGAAGATGCGTTGCGCTACTATGAACCGCCGCTCTGGCATTATCCGGTCCGCCATTCATTGGGGGCCGTCCTGCTCGAAGCGGGCCGCCCGGCCGAGGCGGAGCGGATCTACCGGGAGGACCTGGCGCAACATCCGGAAAACGGCTGGGCGCTGTTCGGACTGGCCCAGAGTTTGAAGAAGCAGAACAAAACGGACGAAGCCGCGGCTGTGGAGGAGCGATTCAAGAAGGCGTGGGCGCGCGCCGACGTGACGCTGACCTCGTCGAGATTCTGACTGTCTGCTGCTTCGCCGGCAGCCGACCGGTTGACCCTCCCGCTCAAAGCTGCCACCATACGTTCGCGCGTTACCTCCGGCTGACCGTCCCGATTCCCAGAGAACCGAGATGGGACACGTCGTTCGAGTTGCGACGTCGCGACCCAAGCAAATCGTCGATCTGACCGCTCGCGTGAACGAGCTGATCCGGCACGCCAAGCTGCAGGAAGGCCTCTGTTCGTTGTTCCTCGCGCACACGACCGCGGCGCTCACGACCGGCGAAGTGGGAGAGGGAACGGAAGACGATTTGCTCGATGTGGTGGAGCAGATGATCCCGAAGATCCGGTTTCGGCATGCGCATGATCCGGCTCATGCCTGGTCCCATATGGCGGCGTCGATTCTGGGACCGTCGCTGACCCTGCCGATCCGGGACGGGACGCTGGCGTTGGGGACGTGGCAATCGGTGCTGTTGGTGGAGCTGGACGGGCCGAGGCACCGCGAGGTCCACGTCATGTGGTCGCCGTCGTGAGGCGCAGACCGGTGATCGGCGTCATGGGGCCGGGCAAGGCCTCTCGCGCGCAGCTCAGGTCGGCTATGGAGCTGGGAGAAGGGGTCGCGCGCAACGGGTGGGTCCTGTTGACCGGCGGGCGCGCCGCCGGCGTGATGGACGCGGTGAACCGGGGAGCGAAGCGGATCCCCGGCAGTTTGACGATCGGGGTCCTGCCGACGGCCGGCACGCGCGTGTCGCGCTTCGTGGACGTGGCGATCGTCACCGACATGGGCAACGCCAGGAACAACATCAACGTCCTCTCCAGCGATGTGGTGGTGGCTTGCGGGCCAGGCGGGCCCGGGACGATTTCCGAAGTGGCGCTGGCTCTGAAGGCGCGCAAGCCGGTGATCCTGCTGAACGGAGATCCGTTGGAGGAGAAGATGTTCACGAAGCTCGGCGGCAAGCTGGTTCGCTCGGCGCGCACGCCGCAGGCGGTCGTCGACATGATCGGACGGCATCTGAATCGGAGGAAAGCATGAGCAGCGTGTGGAATCGGGCGCTGGCGGCGGGATGCGTGGCGGTCGTGGTGAGCATGGGCGAGGTCGGGGCTGGCATGGCGTCCGCCGAAACGGCCAGCGGGATCGAGTTGGCGAAACGGGCCACGGTCGGACTCTTTTCGCCGGAGCACGAGACCTTCAAGCAAACCGGTAAGGGGCATTTTGTGATGCAGGCCAGCGGCATCCATCTCCATGATGGCTACATCGTGACGGCGCACCATGCGGTCGAACGGGATGACCGGGGCAAGCGCCTCGTGCAGGAGGAGATCCGGGTGCTGACGGCGGACCTCGAGGAATTGCCGGCCAAGCTGGTCGGGGTCAGCGCGTTTCTGGACATCGCGGTCTACCGTCTGACGGACGGCGCAGACCGATTGCCGAACGTGGGCTTTGCGGAACGCGAGCCTCAAGCCGGCGACGCCGTTTTGACGATCGGCTATCCGCTGGGGTGGGGCCCGGCCTTCGGGTTCGGTCGGATCGGCAACCCGAACACCTTTCTTCCGACGGCGGAAGGCCGGCTGATGCAGCTCGCGCTCGCGGCGTGCAGCGGAAATTCCGGCGGCGGGCTGTTCAACGAGCAGGGCGAGTTGGTTGGCGTCATGCATGCCATTATCGAGACGGACAAGGAGGAAGGTCCGGGACGCTGCAGCCAATTCGCCTTCGCCGTGCCGGGGCCGTTGGCGCACCGTGTGGTCACGGCCCTGATTCGCGGCGAACAGCCGGCGTTCTCGCGGCTCGGCATCGGTCTGACGGCGGTTCAGATGGGCACCCGGTGGCGGGTCGCGGCCTCCGAGGTGATGGGGCCGGCGCGCGACGCCGGCATCCAGAAAGGCGACGTCATTCTGGCGATCGACGAGACCGAGATCACCGCCGGCGCCCAGTTGAAAAATTATCTGATCGAGCGGACGACGCCAGGCCAGAAAGTGGCGGTCAAAGTGCTGCGCGGGCAAAAGGAGCAGACCATCGTCGTCACACTGGGGAGATCCTAACCGTTCGGGCGGTCCGTAAACAGCGAACCGGAGTGTAAGCGAAGCCTTCGACCTTCGACAACCAGACGAGGGAGGGAAGAGACTCATGAAGATCCCGTCACTGCTCCGACTCTCGATCGTTGCGGCCCTTGTCGCCGGATCGTTCAGCGGACAGGCGGCGACCCAATTAGCCAAAGCCACCTTTGCCGGCGGGTGCTTCTGGTGCATGGAGGAAGTATTCGAGGCAGTGGAGGGCGTCGTCTCGGTCACGTCGGGCTATACCGGCGGACAACAAGCCCATCCGAGTTACGAGGATGTGTCGGCGGGCGGGACCGGCCATGCCGAGGCCGTCGAGATCGTTTATGATCCCTCACGGGTGAGCTACGAGAAGCTCCTGCAGGTATTTTGGCGGAACATCGACCCCACCACGCCGGACCGGCAGTTCTGTGACAAAGGCCATCAGTACCGTTCCGCGATTTTTTATCATGACGAGACGCAGCACAGGCTGGCGGAGGAATCGAAGCTGGCGGTGGAAACAACCAAGCCGTTCAAAGAACCCATCGTCACCGAGATCGTCCCGGCCTCGGAGTTCTATCCGGCCGAAGACTATCATCAGGACTTCTACAAGAAGAATCCCATCCGCTACAAATTCTACAAATTCAACTGCGGGCGGGCGCAGCGGCTCGCACAGCTTTGGGGGAAGATGTGACTACGGACTGAGAACGGGGCATGCCTCGCACGATTCGGTCTCTCCGACTATTCGGCTACGTGTGGAACACCGTGGCGAGCATCGTGTGGGCGGTGGAACTGGCGCGCAATGGGTATTTGGTGATCTTCCGTCCGATCCCCGACCTCATTCTGGCCGCCCAGCGACTGTACCTTCCCTGGGAATCGCTCTGGCAACCGCTCGACGAGCTGTTCGGCGTCGCGATCGTGGGCGCGACGATCGGCGTCCTGTTTTTCGCGCCGGGGTTCGGCGCGCTCATTTTCGCCACCTGGCTCGAGGACCGAGCGCAGGCGGCGAAGGCTCTCCCGGCTCCAGCCCAAAGCGAGAGGCCTGAGGCGTGAGGGTGGAGGCTAGCCCACCTCTCGGGGAAGGCTTCGGTGCACAAGTGTACGGGGAAAAGTCTCCGCCATGGTCGCTCCGTGCACATCCGCGACGCGGCGGCGCCGTCCAGGCGGTGGGGTTTCGCAAGCGTGATCGGGAGGTTAGCCTAGGAATCGGGATCGGCATGAATCTTGAGGATGGGGAGTGGCTGTCGAGGCAGGGAGCTCGGAAGCGGATCAGCCAATTGGCGGAGCGTGGCAACCCCGAATCCCAGAGGTCGGCTCATCAGGACAGGTTTCCAGCACGGGCTGTGCGCGTCGCTGGTCGTGTGCGCGCTGGTGTTCGCGATCCCCGTGCCGACCCAGTCGGACTTGGACGGACGGCCGCGCTACACCAAACCGGAGTTGCGTCGCGCTATCAACTGGTACGCCAAAAAATATCGGCTCGATCCGGCGTTGCTGCGCGCCGTCATCAAGGCGGAATCGGATTTTCGTCCTGACGCGGTGTCCCACAAGGGAGCCGTCGGGCTCATGCAGCTCATGCCCAAGACCGCTGCCTCCCTCCGCGTCGCCGATCCGCTCGATCCCATCCAGAACATCCGCGCCGGCGCCAGACAACTCCGCCGTCTGCTGAATCGCTACCACGGCGACCTACCCTTAGCCCTCGCGGCCTACAACGCCGGCGTGCAGCGTGTGAAAGGGGGCAAGGTGCCGAAAATCCGCGAGACCCGCGCCTATGTCCGCAAAGTGCTGCGCTACTATCATGCCTCCAAACCGGGCCGACTCCACCACGCGGGCGAACAGAAGGTGCAGGGTTCAACAGCCAAGCCCCGATGACCTTCGCTCCCGTCCTCTCGGGCGGACCGGCTCGATACGTCCCGCGGGGCAGCGTGCACACGACTCGCATTCAGTACAGGAACGACAGGATGGAGACTTGTCGTTCCCACAGCCAAAGGTTGAGATATCCCACCAGGGCGATGATCGGCCCGGTCAAGAGGAGCGTGACACACACATCACCGATGGTGAGTGAAGGGGCCTCGATCCGGCAGGCCCCATGCTCTCCTTGGGCCATGGCGCGAATCAGCAGCGCGGTGTTCTTCGCATGGCTCTTGAACCAGAAGGAATAGGCGTCTCCGAAGAAGGGAATCGAACTGAAGACGCCGTTGAGCAGCAGGTTAAAGGCCATCCCGATCAACACGACCATCTGGACCCCCCAACTGCCTGGCGATCAGCAGAATGACCGCGCCCGATACGGTTGCAATGAGATCGCCCACGACGGGAATGACGCCGACCATGGGGTCAAGCCCGAAGCGAATGCCGGCGGGGGACAGACGAAACGCATCATCCAGCAGATGGGCGAGCAATTCGGCTTGCCGTTCCTTGGCGCGCACCGTGGCCATGGTTCTATTGTACTCCTGGCGGCCCGTCTCGGAGCGGCTGATCGGGGAACAAACGGACGACTCCCGCTGTGGCGCGTGCGATGAGCGGCGCGGCCTATCCGTGCTTCGGCGATGTGCGCCAGATGAAATAGAGCGGGATACCGGCCAGCACCGTCGCGAGGCCCAGTGCGGACTCGATCGGTCGTTGGATCAGGCTATAGCCGACGATGATCAGTGAGAGCGCGACCAGCAGACCGGGCAGCGCGGGATACAGCGGCACCCGATAGGGACGGGGCAGGTCCGGTTGCCGGCGTCGGAGCACGATCAGCGCTCCGACGGTGAAGGCCATAAACACCGCAAGGACCAGCCCGCTGTAGATCACCAGTTGCTCGAAGGTGCCCGTGAGAATCAGCAACGAGGCCCAGCCGCTCTGGAGCAGGATGGCCCGCACGGGCGCCCCGGTCCTTCCATCGAGGACCGCGAACCAGGAGGCGAAGACCCCGTCCCGCGCCATGGCCCAGTACACGCGCGGACCGGCCCAGACCATGGCGCTCACCGCACCGGCGATCGAGAGGCAGAGCAGCGCCGCGACGAAGCGTCCGCTCGCCGGACCCCAGAGGGCGGCGGCGGCTTTTTCGGCCACCGGCAGCACCGGCGGTTGCGCGAGCGAGGTGACCGGCAGGGCGTACAGGTACACGAGATTCAGCAGCAGATACATCGCGCCCACAAAGGCGGTGCCGCCGATCATGATCTTGGGAAGGGTCCGCCCCGGTTCGGCGATTTCGCCCGCGATATACCCCGCGACGTTCCACCCCAGGTAGCTGTATATCACGAAGATCAGCGCGACCATCAGGGCGCCTATGCCGGGATCGGCGTCGGGCGCCCGCACGGTGAAATTCTTCCAACTGCCTGTGCCGAGCGAAAGTCCCCCGAGGACCAGCCCAAGGATGGCGAGGACCTTCGTCGTCGTCAGCACCCGTTGCAGCCGCCCTCCGGCTCCTACGCCGGCGGCATGGACGGCGGTCAGGCTCCACAGCAGAAGCAAGGCGAGCCCTTTGGCCGCCCACCCGTTGTCGTCGGCGATCGGGGCGACGCGCAGGAAGTAGGAGGCGAAGCTCACGGCCGAAGCCGCGATGGCTGCGCCGAAGCCGATGGTAAACGAGGTCCATCCGCTCAGAAACCCGGCCAATGGCCCGTACGCGCGGCGCAGATAGACGTAGTCGCCGCCCGCCTGCGGAAGCGCCGCGCCGAGCTCGCCGTAGGACATCGCTCCGGCGAGGGCGAAGCCGGCGCCGACCAGCCAGAGCGCCAGGATCAGGACCGGGTCGCCCAGGTCGCGCGCCATGAACCCGGTCGTGGTGAAGATGCCGCCGCCGATGATGTTGCTCACCAGCACGCAGGTCGCGGTGAACCAGCCGACTTGGCGCCGGCCAGCCGGTTCATGGCGGTCGGCTGAAGACGTCCGGTTCATGAGCGGATCGGGCCGAACACCAGAAAGTGCTGCTTAGGCAGGAAGTCGAATTCCCGGATCAGGCGATAACCCGCCGCTTCCATTTCGCGAAGCACCGTCTCTTTCGGCGTCGCATGGCCGAACAGCCAGCCGCTGTCCTTGTACTCGATCACGGCGATGCGACCGCCGGGCCGCAGCGCACGTGCGAGCGACTGAAAGTAGGCGGTCCGATCGGGGAGGTGATGGTAGGTGTTGCAGGTGAAGATCAAATCCACGCCGGCGACGGGCAGTCGGGCATCGGTCGGCGTCGCCCGGACCAGTTCGACATTGGCCACCCCGCGCTGCGCCCTCTCCTGCTCGATGAGGCGTAGAGCGGTCTCGTCCACATCCACGGCGTAGACTTTGCCCTCCGGACCGACGGCCTCGGCCAAGCGCCACGTGAAGTAGCCGCCGCCCGCGCCAAGATCAGCGACGCGCGAGCCGGGAGCGATCGACAGGGCCTGGATCACCGTCTTGGGCTGCTGCCAGGCATCCCGCGACGGATCGTTCATCCGCTGATAGGCCCACTCGGCGCAGCCGCCGGTCACGACCAGTAACCACAAGATCACCAAGTGGAGCGCAAGACGAAGTCGACTGATCATGGAGTGCCTCTCTCGGTGCCGGAAGAGCGAGTGAACTTGTAGCACAGTGAACGTGCGCCAAGAAACACGTCCTTGGCTTGACCGTTTCT
Above is a window of Nitrospirota bacterium DNA encoding:
- a CDS encoding lytic transglycosylase domain-containing protein, whose product is MATPNPRGRLIRTGFQHGLCASLVVCALVFAIPVPTQSDLDGRPRYTKPELRRAINWYAKKYRLDPALLRAVIKAESDFRPDAVSHKGAVGLMQLMPKTAASLRVADPLDPIQNIRAGARQLRRLLNRYHGDLPLALAAYNAGVQRVKGGKVPKIRETRAYVRKVLRYYHASKPGRLHHAGEQKVQGSTAKPR
- a CDS encoding methyltransferase domain-containing protein gives rise to the protein MISRLRLALHLVILWLLVVTGGCAEWAYQRMNDPSRDAWQQPKTVIQALSIAPGSRVADLGAGGGYFTWRLAEAVGPEGKVYAVDVDETALRLIEQERAQRGVANVELVRATPTDARLPVAGVDLIFTCNTYHHLPDRTAYFQSLARALRPGGRIAVIEYKDSGWLFGHATPKETVLREMEAAGYRLIREFDFLPKQHFLVFGPIRS
- the msrA gene encoding peptide-methionine (S)-S-oxide reductase MsrA; its protein translation is MKIPSLLRLSIVAALVAGSFSGQAATQLAKATFAGGCFWCMEEVFEAVEGVVSVTSGYTGGQQAHPSYEDVSAGGTGHAEAVEIVYDPSRVSYEKLLQVFWRNIDPTTPDRQFCDKGHQYRSAIFYHDETQHRLAEESKLAVETTKPFKEPIVTEIVPASEFYPAEDYHQDFYKKNPIRYKFYKFNCGRAQRLAQLWGKM
- a CDS encoding amino acid permease translates to MNRTSSADRHEPAGRRQVGWFTATCVLVSNIIGGGIFTTTGFMARDLGDPVLILALWLVGAGFALAGAMSYGELGAALPQAGGDYVYLRRAYGPLAGFLSGWTSFTIGFGAAIAASAVSFASYFLRVAPIADDNGWAAKGLALLLLWSLTAVHAAGVGAGGRLQRVLTTTKVLAILGLVLGGLSLGTGSWKNFTVRAPDADPGIGALMVALIFVIYSYLGWNVAGYIAGEIAEPGRTLPKIMIGGTAFVGAMYLLLNLVYLYALPVTSLAQPPVLPVAEKAAAALWGPASGRFVAALLCLSIAGAVSAMVWAGPRVYWAMARDGVFASWFAVLDGRTGAPVRAILLQSGWASLLILTGTFEQLVIYSGLVLAVFMAFTVGALIVLRRRQPDLPRPYRVPLYPALPGLLVALSLIIVGYSLIQRPIESALGLATVLAGIPLYFIWRTSPKHG
- a CDS encoding DUF4112 domain-containing protein — its product is MVVLIGMAFNLLLNGVFSSIPFFGDAYSFWFKSHAKNTALLIRAMAQGEHGACRIEAPSLTIGDVCVTLLLTGPIIALVGYLNLWLWERQVSILSFLY
- a CDS encoding cytochrome produces the protein MRRRPVIGVMGPGKASRAQLRSAMELGEGVARNGWVLLTGGRAAGVMDAVNRGAKRIPGSLTIGVLPTAGTRVSRFVDVAIVTDMGNARNNINVLSSDVVVACGPGGPGTISEVALALKARKPVILLNGDPLEEKMFTKLGGKLVRSARTPQAVVDMIGRHLNRRKA
- a CDS encoding DUF4112 domain-containing protein — encoded protein: MATVRAKERQAELLAHLLDDAFRLSPAGIRFGLDPMVGVIPVVGDLIATVSGAVILLIARQLGGPDGRVDRDGL
- a CDS encoding S1C family serine protease, whose amino-acid sequence is MSSVWNRALAAGCVAVVVSMGEVGAGMASAETASGIELAKRATVGLFSPEHETFKQTGKGHFVMQASGIHLHDGYIVTAHHAVERDDRGKRLVQEEIRVLTADLEELPAKLVGVSAFLDIAVYRLTDGADRLPNVGFAEREPQAGDAVLTIGYPLGWGPAFGFGRIGNPNTFLPTAEGRLMQLALAACSGNSGGGLFNEQGELVGVMHAIIETDKEEGPGRCSQFAFAVPGPLAHRVVTALIRGEQPAFSRLGIGLTAVQMGTRWRVAASEVMGPARDAGIQKGDVILAIDETEITAGAQLKNYLIERTTPGQKVAVKVLRGQKEQTIVVTLGRS
- a CDS encoding secondary thiamine-phosphate synthase enzyme YjbQ produces the protein MGHVVRVATSRPKQIVDLTARVNELIRHAKLQEGLCSLFLAHTTAALTTGEVGEGTEDDLLDVVEQMIPKIRFRHAHDPAHAWSHMAASILGPSLTLPIRDGTLALGTWQSVLLVELDGPRHREVHVMWSPS